Proteins co-encoded in one Streptomyces roseochromogenus subsp. oscitans DS 12.976 genomic window:
- a CDS encoding GntR family transcriptional regulator, whose product MANTDDDRRPKYQRIADSLREAIQSGEYGPGDRLPGENDLMAEHGVARMTARQALGVLKDEGVAESRKGAGVFVRDFRPLRRRGIQRLSQEQWGSGRSIWAADIEDRSLVVDQVTVSEEAPLERVKLVLELADEDSVCVRRRRFVLDGKPVLLATSYLPTSVVAGSAITQEDTGPGGTYARLAELGYKPVHFREEIRSRMPSKDEAGQLSISAGTPVILICRTAFADEGRPVEINEMTLDAASYILEYDFDA is encoded by the coding sequence ATGGCCAACACCGACGACGACCGTCGGCCGAAGTATCAGCGGATCGCGGACTCCCTACGTGAGGCGATCCAGTCGGGCGAGTACGGTCCCGGTGATCGGCTTCCGGGAGAGAACGACCTGATGGCCGAGCATGGCGTAGCCCGCATGACGGCTCGCCAGGCCCTGGGTGTGCTCAAGGACGAAGGGGTCGCCGAGTCCCGCAAGGGCGCAGGCGTGTTCGTGCGCGACTTCCGCCCCCTGAGGCGTCGAGGCATCCAACGGCTCTCGCAGGAGCAGTGGGGTAGCGGCCGGTCGATCTGGGCCGCCGACATCGAGGACCGCTCGTTGGTGGTGGACCAGGTGACGGTGTCGGAGGAGGCGCCGCTGGAGCGCGTCAAGTTGGTTCTGGAGCTGGCCGACGAGGACAGCGTGTGTGTGAGGCGCCGACGGTTCGTCCTGGATGGGAAGCCCGTTCTGCTCGCGACGAGCTATCTGCCAACGTCGGTGGTCGCAGGCTCCGCAATCACCCAGGAGGACACGGGCCCCGGCGGCACCTACGCCAGGCTTGCCGAACTCGGATACAAGCCAGTGCACTTCCGCGAAGAGATCCGGTCACGCATGCCCTCGAAGGATGAGGCGGGACAGTTGAGCATCTCCGCAGGAACACCGGTCATTCTCATCTGCCGGACCGCGTTCGCGGACGAAGGACGCCCCGTAGAGATCAACGAGATGACGCTCGATGCCGCCTCGTACATCCTTGAGTACGACTTCGACGCGTAG